In a genomic window of Gossypium arboreum isolate Shixiya-1 chromosome 9, ASM2569848v2, whole genome shotgun sequence:
- the LOC108456328 gene encoding probable fatty acyl-CoA reductase 5: MELDNAVKFFQGKTILITGATGFLAKVFVEKILRIQPNVNKLYLLVRASNNKSAKQRLYDEIISKELFKILRNNWGSKFDALISNKVKAVAGDISFENLGLNDSELREEMQKEIQIIVNVAASTDFSERYDDALDINTFGAFNVLNFGKKCDKVKLFLHISTAYVCGEEIGIILEKLKRRNDMNIFEEKRLAEEQLSQLQNQCIPDKAITSSMKEFGLERAKLNGWPNTYVFTKAMGEMLLERFKGDLPLVIIRPTIIASTYKQPFPGWIEGVRTIDSVLVNYGKGKLTCFPGNLNSALDVIPVDMVVNVMVVAIEVHYAQHQYSCETIYHVGTSSKNPLKLSDLRNLSHYYFTKNPWIDTNGQKVEAGKLIVFSTINRFFLYMKIKYVLPLKVCS, from the exons ATGGAGTTGGATAATGCAGTCAAGTTCTTTCAAGGCAAGACCATATTAATCACAGGTGCAACTGGATTTTTGGCCAAGG TTTTTGTCGAGAAGATACTAAGGATTCAACCGAATGTCAATAAGCTTTATCTTCTTGTGAGAGCTTCAAATAACAAATCGGCCAAACAACGGTTATATGATGAG ATCATAAGCAAAGAATTGTTTAAGATTCTTCGCAATAATTGGGGTTCGAAATTTGATGCTTTGATATCAAATAAGGTGAAAGCAGTAGCAGGTGATATATCTTTTGAAAACCTGGGATTGAATGATTCAGAATTAAGAGAAGAAATGCAGAAGGAAATCCAAATTATAGTAAATGTGGCTGCCTCAACAGACTTCAGTGAAAG GTATGACGATGCGCTGGACATCAATACATTTGGAGCTTTCAATGTTTTAAATTTTGGAAAGAAATGCGATAAAGTAAAATTATTTCTCCACATTTCAACCG CTTATGTATGCGGCGAAGAGATAGGAATAATATTAGAGAAATTGAAAAGAAGAAATGACATGAACATTTTTGAAGAAAAGAGACTTGCTGAGGAACAACTAAGCCAACTACAAAATCAGTGCATCCCAGATAAAGCAATAACATCGTCAATGAAGGAATTCGGCCTTGAAAG GGCAAAATTGAATGGGTGGCCAAATACGTATGTATTTACAAAGGCAATGGGAGAGATGCTTTTAGAGAGATTCAAAGGGGATTTGCCTCTTGTTATAATACGCCCCACAATAATTGCAAGCACTTACAAACAACCTTTCCCTGGTTGGATTGAAGGTGTCAG AACCATAGATAGCGTCCTCGTGAATTATGGAAAAGGGAAGCTGACATGTTTTCCTGGCAATCTTAACTCTGCTCTTGATGTG ATACCAGTAGATATGGTGGTGAATGTCATGGTTGTGGCCATAGAAGTTCATTATGCACAGCATCAATATTCTTGTGAGACCATTTACCATGTTGGAACCTCATCCAAAAATCCTTTAAAACTATCAGATCTGCGAAATCTTTCGCATTATTATTTCACTAAAAACCCATGGATCGATACAAATGGGCAGAAAGTAGAAGCTGGTAAATTGATAGTGTTTAGCACAATTAATAGATTTTTCCTATACATGAAAATCAAATATGTGCTCCCACTGAAGGTATGTtcttaa